Proteins from a genomic interval of Nocardioides jishulii:
- a CDS encoding heme/hemin ABC transporter substrate-binding protein, translating to MSASRRLSAAVPLVAVALLLSACGIDTSGGSAGGSTAGSSVAPDISSVEPPADPREFQGVVSPLVDETDIDPVVEDPEPELPAVVTDAQGNKVTVTDTSRVLALDLYGTLSRTVFELGLGDRLVGRDTSTRFEQAADLPLVTPKGHDLSAEAILDLDPTVIISDTTLGPVDVLHQMEEAGIPVVWVESDRNLGNVGELTRMTAAALGVPEAGTLLADRIEAEVKEVTAKIAAKAPADPTDRLRTVFLYVRGTAGVYYMFGQGSGADDLIDAVGAYDVAEEIKWKGMRPVTAEGLVAAAPELVVMMTGGLESTGGVDGLLEKLPALAQTSAGRNKRIVTIDDSLILGYGPNTADVLNALAVAVIAPEALT from the coding sequence ATGTCAGCCTCCCGTCGCCTGTCGGCCGCAGTGCCGCTCGTCGCTGTCGCACTCCTGCTGAGTGCCTGCGGCATCGACACCTCCGGCGGTTCCGCCGGTGGCAGCACCGCCGGGTCGTCCGTGGCTCCCGACATCTCGTCGGTCGAGCCACCCGCCGACCCGCGAGAGTTCCAGGGCGTGGTGAGCCCTCTCGTCGACGAGACGGACATCGATCCCGTCGTGGAGGACCCCGAGCCCGAGCTGCCCGCCGTCGTGACCGACGCCCAGGGAAACAAGGTCACCGTCACCGACACCTCGCGCGTGCTGGCCCTCGACCTCTACGGCACCCTCTCGCGCACCGTCTTCGAGCTCGGTCTTGGCGACCGTCTCGTCGGGCGTGACACCTCGACCCGCTTCGAGCAGGCGGCCGACCTTCCGCTGGTCACCCCGAAGGGGCACGACCTGAGCGCCGAGGCGATCCTCGACCTCGACCCGACCGTGATCATCAGCGACACCACGCTCGGTCCGGTCGACGTGCTCCACCAGATGGAGGAGGCGGGCATCCCGGTCGTGTGGGTCGAGTCCGACCGCAACCTCGGCAACGTCGGTGAGCTGACGCGGATGACCGCGGCTGCCCTCGGGGTGCCCGAGGCCGGCACGCTCCTGGCTGACCGGATCGAGGCCGAGGTCAAGGAGGTCACCGCGAAGATCGCCGCCAAGGCTCCCGCCGACCCCACCGACCGCCTGCGGACCGTCTTCCTCTACGTCCGCGGCACCGCCGGCGTCTACTACATGTTCGGCCAGGGCTCGGGTGCCGACGACCTGATCGACGCGGTCGGTGCCTACGACGTCGCCGAGGAGATCAAGTGGAAGGGCATGCGCCCGGTCACCGCCGAGGGACTGGTCGCCGCAGCCCCTGAGCTCGTCGTCATGATGACCGGTGGGCTGGAGTCCACCGGCGGCGTCGACGGCCTGCTCGAGAAGCTGCCTGCGCTGGCCCAGACCTCGGCCGGGCGCAACAAGCGGATCGTCACCATCGACGACTCACTGATCCTGGGGTACGGCCCCAACACCGCCGACGTCCTCAACGCGCTCGCGGTCGCCGTGATCGCCCCGGAGGCGCTCACGTGA